One window of the Eucalyptus grandis isolate ANBG69807.140 chromosome 6, ASM1654582v1, whole genome shotgun sequence genome contains the following:
- the LOC104449495 gene encoding protein CDI: protein MMNGAVNGAPINNSLEKPLKIFIGYDPREDLAYEVCRYSILKRSSIPIEINPIKQSELRKNGLYWRERGKLESTEFSFTRFLTPHLANFDGWAMFVDCDFLYLEDIKELRSLLDDKYAVMCVQHDYTPKETTKMDGAVQTVYPRKNWSSMVLYNCGHPKNKVLTPEVVNTQTGAYLHRFQWLDDSEIGSIPFVWNFLVGHNKVVENDPSTYPKAIHYTLGGPWFEAWKNCEFGDLWTKESEEYQKVDKAQVE from the coding sequence ATGATGAATGGTGCTGTTAACGGTGCTCCTATCAACAATTCACTTGAGAAGCCCTTGAAGATCTTCATTGGGTACGATCCACGTGAGGACCTTGCTTATGAGGTCTGCCGCTACTCTATTCTGAAGAGATCATCAATCCCCATTGAGATTAACCCCATCAAGCAATCTGAATTGAGGAAGAATGGCTTGTACTGGCGGGAGAGAGGGAAGCTGGAGAGCACCGAGTTCTCGTTTACTCGGTTCTTGACTCCACATCTGGCTAATTTTGATGGTTGGGCGATGTTTGTGGACTGTGATTTTCTCTACTTAGAGGACATCAAAGAGTTGAGGAGCCTGTTGGATGATAAATATGCTGTAATGTGTGTTCAACATGACTATACGCCTAAAGAGACCACGAAGATGGATGGAGCCGTGCAAACGGTGTATCCCAGGAAAAACTGGTCTTCAATGGTACTGTATAACTGTGGACATCCCAAGAACAAGGTGTTGACCCCTGAGGTGGTGAATACCCAGACAGGTGCTTATTTGCACAGGTTTCAGTGGCTCGATGACAGTGAGATTGGCTCGATACCCTTTGTGTGGAATTTCCTTGTGGGGCATAACAAGGTCGTCGAAAATGATCCCAGTACATACCCTAAAGCCATACATTATACCCTTGGAGGTCCGTGGTTCGAAGCTTGGAAGAACTGCGAGTTTGGAGATTTATGGACCAAAGAGTCGGAAGAGTATCAGAAGGTGGACAAAGCCCAAGTAGAGTAG